The DNA segment AAGCATGTTTTCAGAAGTTGGTTGATCTTTCCCTTCCTCGCCATCCTCACATAATGAAGAAAGTTAATTCATATAATTCATTAATAAATACTAAAAGCATGTCTGAATGACGTGAACAACTTGGTTGGAAAATATAACTAAATgctgataaaaaattttcattttgattttagtttgttttcaaattcttttaattttacttagttaacgcaaaatttaaaaataatgcaGAGAAGTTATTTTTCAAGATTCCAGACATTCTTAACCTTTATGTGAATTATGGTTCCGTTGGTTCTACACACTTTACGGAATGGTATAAAATTGAATAATATAATTGAAAGCCTAACAACGAATTTAAGTCAGcgatgtaggcctatattataTGCTTCTTCGAAAATATTACATAAATcgcttaaaaaattttcaatatgccgcttgtttaatttttgttttgttttgtctttacCAATTATTGCACTGTTGACCAAGAAGAAGACCATGGACAAATGTGGCTAGTTAATCCAATGCCTTTGTGTAATGTAACAATAGCCAAGCGCCATCAAACAATTGTATTTGAAACCCGTTTCACTAAGTTATGAGCTAGCTCTCCAAGTATACCGCTAAGGAAAGCTGCCAAGAGGAAGATGATGATATAATGCACGTATATTCCGTAACTTGTAATTGAAGCAGTGTTGTTTTAGAtcagaggtgacgaacctgcggcccgcgggccgcatgcggcccgccaaacaattttgtgcagcccaccaaacgatttgacaaacgcccatacatgcaaggcatataggacttataggaaatttagggttgccataccgtccggaaaattccggacatgtccggaatttagggttaaattttgcgtccgggagaccagcagtcttgaacgaagcgtccggtgagaccagcagtcttgaactttctttcacctgtttctaatctttgcgcaatgcgatatcaaaagctgatagcacaattgagtcgcagcagtatgtcttcaatagattgccgcactcaatcgatgtattttttgcggccgcgggagcagctaaaaatctgccaaatgaagcggttgtgcttgaatgctaattattatgcaaaatgttaaaaaaattgtgcggcccgcttgctcagccgtaactgacaaagtggcccgcgtcatcgaataggttcgtcacccctgtTTTAGATGCTAGTAGGTCttataacaagttttaacagccgcgtttattttgcaatgggCTATCTGAAAAATCTCCAGAAATATTCTGGCATAAATTAATCtgtgatgaaattttatcTTCATCTAAGACCATACCACCTCGTGATTAtaatattaaacaaacaaataacaagAAGATCCTTGCTTAACGTGACACATGTGTATATAGGAAACGTAAATAACCCCCTTTCTCAACTGAATCAAATAAACACATATAAAATGCAAGTATGCacgttttattatttttttaaaaaatatagaaGCCGCGTTCAAGAGACGATGCAACTATAAGGGCCGGAAGAGATTTTCAGAGCACCTAGTACTCCTCTCCTTCTTCTTCACCCTCTCCCTCTACGGAGTCAACACCAACTTCTTCGTAGTCCTTCTCAAGAGCTGCCAAGTCCTCGCGAGCCTCAGAGAATTCTCCTTCTTCCATACCTTCACCGACGTACCTGTTCGCAagttaagtaaaaatattaattcacCGTAAGTAACTTGGCGACAAAGCCAAAGGCGAGAAAAAGCTTTGAGCTACGGTTTGTATGTTGTTTGTACTCACCAGTGCACGAAAGCACGTTTGGCGTACATCAAGTCGAATTTGTGATCCAAGCGGGCCCAGGCCTCAGCAATGGCTGTGGTGTTGCTCAACATGCACACAGCACGTTGCACCTTGGCAAGGTCACCACCAGGGACAACGGTTGGCGGCTGGTAGTTGATACCGACCTTGAAACCAGTTGGACACCAGTCGACGAACTGTTGAAAAGTATCGCAGTTAGTGACGCGGCTACATGAGAATtaactttatcatttaaaaattttaactccgtaaaactactttttaaaattgagtAACTGCAACCAACCTGGATGGTGCGCTTGGTCTTGATGGTCGCAATAGCGGCGTTGACGTCCTTGGGTACGACGTCACCACGGTACAACATGCAGCAAGCCATGTACTTGCCATGACGTGGGTCGCATTTCACCATCTGGTTGGCTGGCTCGAAGCAAGCGTTGGTGATTTCGGCAACCGAGAGTTGTTCATGGTAAGCCTTCTCAGCCGAGATGACTGGGGCGTAGGTGGCAAGTGGGAAGTGGATACGTGGGTATGGCACCAAGTTGGTCTGGAATTCTGTGGTAAAATGCGTGCATTAtatcaaagtatatttacacAGCACTGCAATTAATCCTTAGCTATGCAtcaaaaacaaccaaaatcTCCTTAATTTACCAGTAAGATCGACGTTAAGGGCACCATCGAATCGCAGAGAAGCAGTGATGGATGACACAATCTGGCCCATCAAACGGTTCAAGTTGGTGTAGGTTGGTCGTTCGATGTCCAAATTACGGCGACAAATGTCGTAGATAGCTTCGTTGTCAACCATGAAAGCACAGTCGGAGTGCTCCAACGTGGTATGGGTGGTCAGGATGGAGTTGTATGGTTCGACAACAGCGGTTGAGATC comes from the Clavelina lepadiformis chromosome 5, kaClaLepa1.1, whole genome shotgun sequence genome and includes:
- the LOC143459321 gene encoding tubulin alpha-1A chain, which produces MRECISIHVGQAGVQIGNACWELYCLEHGIQPDGQMPSDKTIGGGDDSFNTFFSETGAGKHVPRAVFVDLEPTVVDEVRTGTYRQLFHPEQLITGKEDAANNYARGHYTIGKEIVDLVLDRIRKLADQCTGLQGFLIFHSFGGGTGSGFTSLLMERLSVDYGKKSKLEFAIYPAPQISTAVVEPYNSILTTHTTLEHSDCAFMVDNEAIYDICRRNLDIERPTYTNLNRLMGQIVSSITASLRFDGALNVDLTEFQTNLVPYPRIHFPLATYAPVISAEKAYHEQLSVAEITNACFEPANQMVKCDPRHGKYMACCMLYRGDVVPKDVNAAIATIKTKRTIQFVDWCPTGFKVGINYQPPTVVPGGDLAKVQRAVCMLSNTTAIAEAWARLDHKFDLMYAKRAFVHWYVGEGMEEGEFSEAREDLAALEKDYEEVGVDSVEGEGEEEGEEY